The following coding sequences lie in one Xyrauchen texanus isolate HMW12.3.18 chromosome 25, RBS_HiC_50CHRs, whole genome shotgun sequence genomic window:
- the LOC127618592 gene encoding uncharacterized protein LOC127618592, which produces MFIMREQVDVICCKSVGTDLSMLDIDEFITEISQLKKEVTSLKTKLMERDDRLQELEKGSCQSSVCVTDGTSTECQDSVWSGRDQSTPQRLLDKLSEQRSRDTQDSQLTLLCSTDGNQGDQTSTESLTSVCNAGEQQMLQIPVKIEVKQEEIKEENTAEEQQGDKDDDDQIATESQTSVCNAGEQQMLQIPVKIEVNQEEIKEDEQQSNENYKYDDQTFTESHTSVCNTREQQMLQTPVKMKMCSVKLLDCRNLMKMRGEIKVEEQQSDDDDDDDVQTSTEPLTSVSNTGEQQMLQTPVEIEENTVEEQQRDDEDDISSANRKKAEARLTGGDPPPPPLTPSEELALSLNKGRPVVDGIPEGTSSDFATSHNNSSDLVQFADGRIVLLDPPETTQSVTINGDEETTSAVTELESAGRPTENLAGDVHADEGPSTSTHNLTSLSAKEVYKLHLLRQIKKTDMDMDLKQLQLEEKRLAIKKAKLEIELEHRLKDMKK; this is translated from the exons atgttcatcatgagagagcaggtggatgtgatctgctgtaaatcagtaggaactgatctgtccatgctggatattgatgaattcatcacagaaatctctcagctgaagaaagaggtgacttcactgaagacaaaactgatggagagagacgacaggttacag GAGCTGGAAAAGggttcctgtcaatcttcagtgtgtgtgactgatgggacctccacagaatgtcaggattcagtgtggagcggcagagatcagtccacaccacagcgactgctggacaaactctctgaacagagatccagagacacacaggactcacagctcactttactctgttctactgacggtaatcagggtgatcaaacctccacagagtctctgacttctgtctgtaatgctggagaacagcagatgctgcagataccagtgaagattgaagtgaagcaggaggagataaaagaagaaaacacagcagaggaacaacagggagataaagatgatgatgatcaaaTCGCCACAGAGTCTcagacttctgtctgtaatgctggagaacagcagatgctgcagataccagtgaagatcGAAGTGAatcaggaggagataaaagaagatgaacaacagagtaatgaaaattataaatatgatgaTCAAACCTTCACAGAGTCTCATACTTCCGTCTGTAACACtagagaacagcagatgctgcagacaccagtgaagatgaagatgtgttcagtgaagctgctggactgcaggaacctgatgaagatgagaggagaaatcaaagtagaggaacaacagagtgatgatgatgatgatgatgatgttcaaaCCTCCACAGAGCCTCTGACTTCTGTCAGTAAtactggagaacagcagatgctgcagacaccagtggaGATTGAAGAGAACAcagtagaggaacaacagagagatgatgaagatgatatttcttcag CTAATAGAAAGAAGGCTGAGGCCCGTCTAACTGGCGGGGAtccacctccacctcctctcACCCCATCTGAGGAGTTGGCTCTTTCACTTAATAAAGGTCGCCCTGTGGTCGATGGTATTCCAGAGGGTACTTCGTCAGACTTTGCTACCTCCCACAACAACTCAAGTGACTTGGTACAAT TTGCTGATGGACGCATTGTATTATTGGATCCTCCTGAAACCACACAGTCTGTCACAATT AATGGTGATGAAGAGACCACATCTGCTGTGACTGAATTAGAAAGTGCTGGGAGACCCACAGAG AATCTAGCTGGAGATGTACATGCAGATGAGGGTCCATCTACCTCTACACATAATCTTACCAGT TTGTCTGCAAAGGAGGTGTATAAGCTCCATCTATTAAGGCAAATTAAAAAAACTGACATGGACATGGACCTTAAACAGCTTCAGCTAGAGGAGAAAAGGCTGGCCATTAAAAAGGCCAAACTTGAAATAGAACTAGAGCATCGCCTTAAG GATATGAAGAAATAG